From Sporichthyaceae bacterium, one genomic window encodes:
- a CDS encoding DUF4193 domain-containing protein, giving the protein MATDYDAPRKTDDELSEDSIEELKSRRVDKGASTVDVDEADLAESLELPGADLSGEELSVRVLPRQADEFTCSSCFLVHHRSQLASERSGQPICRDCS; this is encoded by the coding sequence ATGGCGACCGATTACGACGCACCACGCAAGACTGACGACGAGCTGTCCGAGGACAGCATCGAGGAACTGAAGTCGCGTCGGGTCGACAAGGGCGCGAGCACCGTCGACGTCGACGAGGCCGACCTTGCCGAGTCCCTGGAGCTGCCGGGGGCCGATCTTTCCGGCGAGGAACTGAGCGTCCGAGTCCTGCCGCGCCAGGCCGACGAGTTCACCTGCAGCTCGTGCTTCCTGGTGCACCACCGCAGCCAGTTGGCATCCGAGCGCAGTGGACAGCCGATCTGCCGCGACTGCTCCTGA
- a CDS encoding inositol monophosphatase family protein — MAEQVALGAGVLLVEGRPAGRLATDSKSSPTDVVTAMDRAAEALITAALGRLRPHDGLIGEEGARQEGTSGVDWLIDPLDGTVNYLYGLGGWAVSVAALIEGAPVAGVVHIPTLGETFAATAGGGATCNGVPLRLGEGPTLGQALVATGFGYAENRRAHQGAVLARVLPAIRDIRRQGACAVDLCMVASGRVDAYFERGVQPWDHAAGGLVAVEAGARFAGLHGAPPSDRFALAAPENLFGPLHDLLVAAGADDPAG; from the coding sequence ATGGCGGAGCAAGTCGCCCTGGGGGCCGGGGTGCTGCTGGTCGAGGGACGACCGGCCGGCCGGCTGGCCACCGACTCGAAGAGCTCGCCGACCGACGTCGTCACCGCGATGGACCGGGCCGCGGAAGCCTTGATCACCGCCGCGCTGGGTCGACTGCGGCCGCACGACGGCCTGATCGGCGAGGAGGGCGCCCGGCAGGAGGGCACCAGCGGGGTCGACTGGTTGATCGATCCGTTGGACGGCACCGTCAACTACCTCTACGGGCTCGGCGGCTGGGCCGTCAGCGTGGCGGCGCTGATCGAGGGGGCCCCGGTGGCCGGCGTCGTCCACATCCCGACCCTCGGGGAGACCTTCGCCGCGACCGCAGGCGGCGGGGCGACCTGCAACGGTGTGCCGTTGCGCCTGGGCGAGGGGCCGACCCTCGGTCAAGCGCTGGTGGCGACCGGTTTCGGCTACGCGGAGAACCGGCGGGCGCACCAGGGCGCGGTGCTGGCCCGGGTACTTCCCGCCATCCGCGACATCCGACGCCAGGGCGCCTGCGCGGTCGATCTGTGCATGGTCGCCTCCGGTCGGGTCGACGCCTATTTCGAGCGCGGGGTACAGCCGTGGGACCACGCCGCGGGCGGCCTGGTGGCCGTCGAGGCAGGCGCACGGTTTGCCGGATTGCACGGCGCGCCCCCGTCCGACCGGTTCGCGCTGGCCGCTCCGGAAAACCTCTTCGGGCCCCTGCACGACCTGCTGGTGGCGGCCGGGGCGGACGACCCGGCAGGGTGA
- a CDS encoding ferrochelatase, translated as MLKIIGGGRQDRGVPNPVAPYDAFLLVSFGGPEGPDDVLPFLRNVTAGRGIPEARLAEVAEHYATFGGVSPINEQCRALCAAITAEFAAHGIDLPVHWGNRNWHPLLPETLHGLAESGARRVLAFVTSAYASYSGCRQYRENLAAALAPLGPDAPVVDRIRLYFNHPGFIDPQVDAVLAALDRLPAQVRPGAALAFTTHSIPEAMAATAGPTGGAYVAQHTEVARLVAAGVAAATGRDHPWRLVFQSRSGPPNVPWLEPDIRDHLRRLAADGAPAVVVSPIGFLSDHVEVCWDLDVAARKVAADVGLPFERAATVGTAQAFVAAIRELVQERLEPSTRRAVRGASALWPDVCVAGCCPNPRGPRPAVGGED; from the coding sequence ATGCTCAAGATCATCGGCGGGGGCCGGCAGGATCGAGGAGTGCCGAATCCCGTCGCGCCTTACGACGCGTTCCTGCTCGTGTCGTTCGGCGGCCCCGAGGGCCCGGACGACGTGCTGCCGTTCCTGCGGAACGTGACCGCCGGGCGCGGGATTCCGGAGGCGCGGCTGGCCGAGGTCGCGGAGCACTACGCGACCTTCGGCGGGGTCAGCCCGATCAACGAACAGTGCCGCGCGCTGTGCGCGGCGATCACGGCCGAGTTCGCCGCGCACGGCATCGATCTGCCGGTCCACTGGGGCAACCGCAACTGGCATCCCCTGCTGCCGGAGACGTTGCACGGGCTCGCCGAGTCCGGCGCCCGCCGGGTGCTGGCGTTCGTCACCTCCGCCTACGCGTCCTACTCCGGCTGCCGGCAGTACCGGGAGAACCTGGCGGCCGCGCTCGCGCCGCTGGGGCCCGACGCGCCGGTCGTAGACCGCATCCGGCTGTACTTCAACCACCCGGGCTTCATCGACCCGCAGGTCGACGCGGTGCTCGCCGCACTCGACCGGCTGCCGGCGCAGGTTCGTCCCGGAGCCGCGCTGGCATTCACCACCCACTCCATCCCGGAGGCGATGGCCGCCACCGCGGGTCCGACCGGGGGTGCCTACGTCGCCCAGCACACCGAGGTCGCCCGGTTGGTCGCCGCCGGCGTCGCGGCCGCGACCGGCCGTGACCATCCCTGGCGGCTGGTCTTCCAGTCCCGGTCGGGTCCGCCGAACGTGCCGTGGCTGGAGCCGGACATCCGCGACCACCTGCGCCGACTGGCCGCCGACGGCGCGCCCGCGGTGGTGGTCAGCCCGATCGGCTTCCTGTCCGACCACGTCGAGGTGTGCTGGGACCTCGACGTAGCGGCCCGGAAGGTGGCCGCCGACGTGGGCCTGCCGTTCGAGCGGGCCGCGACCGTGGGCACCGCCCAGGCGTTCGTGGCAGCGATCCGGGAATTGGTCCAGGAGCGGCTGGAGCCGAGCACACGGCGAGCGGTCCGCGGTGCCTCAGCCCTCTGGCCGGACGTCTGCGTGGCGGGCTGCTGCCCGAACCCGCGCGGGCCGCGACCGGCTGTCGGCGGGGAGGACTGA
- the sepH gene encoding septation protein SepH produces MQDLRLVAANERGSHLVLRSAEGEKFVVSIDDRLRAAVRGDRARTGPPPGDAAFDVRPREIQARIRAGQSAEEIAGSAGIAIDRVRRFEGPVLAEREHVAELAQRSTVRRPGLDGRPSTLGECIGERLGTSDLAADGLGWDSWRAEDGRWVVQVTYSYDDRPQVARYLYDLRARSVVADNDEARWLTGELLECPVPPAAFVPRIATAEPVTGAVDDEVEARVECPTAPAPRPMVVARLASAQLEITTVLEAEQVAVIEATPVAAPQPVEAPAAARGTGTDGTATARPNRSRRASVPAWDDIVFGGRRPE; encoded by the coding sequence ATGCAGGATCTACGCCTGGTCGCGGCCAACGAACGCGGTAGCCACCTGGTCCTGCGCTCGGCGGAGGGCGAGAAGTTCGTCGTCTCGATCGACGACCGACTGCGCGCCGCGGTGCGCGGCGACCGGGCGCGGACCGGGCCACCGCCCGGCGACGCCGCGTTCGACGTGCGGCCCCGGGAGATCCAGGCCCGCATCCGAGCCGGCCAGAGCGCCGAGGAGATCGCCGGATCCGCCGGGATCGCGATCGACCGGGTGCGCCGCTTCGAGGGCCCGGTACTGGCCGAGCGCGAACACGTCGCCGAGCTGGCGCAGCGCAGCACGGTCCGGCGTCCCGGCCTGGACGGCCGACCGAGCACGTTGGGCGAGTGCATCGGCGAGCGCCTCGGCACCTCGGACCTGGCAGCCGACGGACTGGGCTGGGACTCCTGGCGTGCCGAGGACGGTCGCTGGGTGGTCCAGGTGACCTACAGTTACGACGACCGTCCGCAGGTCGCCCGGTATCTCTACGACCTGCGGGCCCGCAGCGTGGTGGCCGACAACGACGAGGCCCGCTGGTTGACCGGTGAGCTGCTCGAGTGCCCAGTGCCGCCGGCCGCTTTCGTGCCCCGCATCGCGACGGCCGAGCCGGTGACCGGCGCGGTCGATGACGAGGTCGAGGCCAGGGTCGAGTGCCCGACCGCGCCGGCGCCGCGCCCGATGGTCGTGGCCCGGCTGGCCTCGGCCCAGTTGGAGATCACCACCGTCCTGGAGGCGGAGCAGGTGGCGGTGATCGAGGCGACTCCCGTCGCCGCCCCGCAGCCGGTCGAGGCGCCCGCCGCCGCCCGCGGCACGGGTACCGACGGCACTGCGACGGCCCGTCCGAATCGTTCGCGGCGGGCTTCCGTGCCCGCCTGGGACGACATTGTTTTCGGGGGCCGACGCCCCGAGTGA
- a CDS encoding putative glycoside hydrolase has product MSQFGAGAATPGGAVPGKKRMSGRNAAVVGGVALLLVVVGAAAYPLATGPSIKIAASSDLGAPLTGDAIKNLAFTVTGGDMSKLSMTMDGKKVDGTASGKSMVYTAGGLPDGKHTFAASEPGHFGRTSSTSDSFTINSAGSSGNSAAPAAAATASPAPGATKTMFGLRAVHMTASAWAYKPLHDPVVQMLKDHKIDTVEMDIKDEDGHVQYKSNVPLAQQDGAENTTLYDPAEMLNEIHSLGGKVVGRIVAFKDPLLGKYAVANNKLSWVVQDHSGNAYHAGSYGTAAFTNLASPDVQQYQTDLAVEATKLGFDAIMFDYIRRPEGPLGSEVYPGIGNQKAQDVIANYLGTVEPQVHAAGGLLGAAVFGISAFTAAGSGDVAQDIPEMSKHLDFISPMDYPSHWGKGEYGVAVPWEQPYDIMYRSLLDYNRQAAEGTAIIIPWIQDFNFPGQPTWTPGDVQAQIKAAHDAGLNSFFVWNAFARYQYDAYTPNTANPANDAPGTLRYSIDKPGLNSVGTTDKQQALDYLNSYLAAKANGTPLPGSSSTASPAPTAAATPASKNSISSTTSTTNSTPTPTAKP; this is encoded by the coding sequence ATGAGCCAATTCGGCGCCGGCGCGGCAACGCCCGGCGGGGCAGTGCCCGGCAAGAAGCGGATGTCCGGCCGCAACGCGGCTGTGGTCGGCGGTGTCGCGCTGCTGCTGGTCGTGGTCGGCGCGGCTGCCTACCCGCTGGCGACCGGCCCGTCGATCAAGATCGCAGCAAGCAGTGACCTCGGCGCACCCCTGACCGGCGACGCCATCAAGAATCTCGCGTTCACCGTGACCGGTGGCGACATGTCCAAGCTGAGCATGACCATGGACGGCAAGAAGGTCGACGGGACCGCGTCGGGCAAGTCGATGGTGTACACCGCGGGCGGCCTGCCCGACGGGAAGCACACCTTCGCCGCCTCCGAGCCGGGCCACTTCGGCCGGACCTCGTCCACCTCGGACAGCTTCACGATCAACTCCGCAGGGTCCTCGGGCAACAGCGCCGCGCCCGCCGCCGCCGCGACTGCCTCGCCGGCCCCGGGGGCGACAAAGACCATGTTCGGTCTGCGCGCCGTGCACATGACCGCCTCGGCGTGGGCCTACAAGCCGCTGCACGACCCGGTCGTGCAGATGCTCAAGGACCACAAGATCGACACGGTCGAGATGGACATCAAGGACGAGGACGGCCACGTCCAGTACAAGTCCAACGTCCCGCTGGCACAGCAGGACGGGGCGGAGAACACCACCCTCTACGACCCCGCCGAGATGCTCAACGAGATCCATTCTCTGGGCGGCAAGGTGGTCGGGCGCATCGTGGCCTTCAAGGACCCGCTGCTCGGCAAGTACGCCGTGGCCAACAACAAGCTGAGCTGGGTGGTCCAGGACCACAGCGGCAACGCGTACCACGCCGGTAGCTACGGCACCGCGGCCTTCACGAACCTGGCCAGCCCGGACGTCCAGCAGTACCAGACCGACCTCGCGGTCGAGGCCACCAAGCTGGGCTTCGACGCGATCATGTTCGACTACATCCGCCGGCCCGAGGGCCCGCTCGGTTCCGAGGTCTACCCGGGCATCGGCAACCAGAAGGCACAGGATGTGATCGCGAACTATCTCGGCACGGTCGAACCGCAGGTCCACGCCGCCGGCGGACTTCTCGGCGCGGCTGTCTTCGGGATCTCCGCGTTCACCGCGGCCGGCAGCGGCGACGTCGCCCAGGACATCCCCGAGATGTCCAAGCACCTGGACTTCATCTCGCCGATGGACTATCCGTCGCACTGGGGCAAGGGCGAGTACGGCGTGGCCGTGCCCTGGGAGCAGCCGTACGACATCATGTATCGCTCGCTGCTGGACTACAACCGGCAGGCGGCCGAGGGCACCGCGATCATCATCCCGTGGATCCAGGACTTCAACTTCCCCGGTCAGCCCACGTGGACGCCGGGCGACGTCCAGGCACAGATCAAGGCCGCGCACGACGCCGGCCTCAACTCGTTCTTCGTGTGGAACGCGTTCGCGAGGTACCAGTACGACGCCTACACGCCGAACACCGCCAACCCGGCGAACGATGCCCCGGGGACGCTTCGCTACTCGATCGACAAGCCGGGCCTGAACTCGGTGGGCACGACCGACAAGCAGCAGGCGCTGGACTACCTCAACTCCTACCTGGCCGCCAAGGCCAACGGGACCCCGCTGCCGGGCAGCTCGAGCACTGCGAGCCCGGCACCGACGGCGGCGGCCACCCCGGCATCGAAGAACTCGATCTCGAGCACCACCTCGACGACGAATTCCACGCCGACGCCGACCGCCAAGCCGTAA